The bacterium genome has a window encoding:
- a CDS encoding ABC transporter permease — MRGLLAARLAATVPTVLGVIIVVFLVVHFIPGDPVIAMLGDSATAEQVEETRRLLGLDAPLPVQFARVIARYVRLDLGRSIITRRPVIGEIRSRFPHTLWLAAGAMLVSVAVGLPLGVLAATRRGSLVDLSSLVLSTAGIAAPVFWIGLLLSLLFATRLGWFPTIGAGRVGDLGSMLHALVLPSVTLGLSGIALIARMTRSCMLEVLREDYVRTARAKGATERAVVFRHALKNAAIPIVTIIGLNVGYLLGGAVLVETVFARPGLGKLLVDAILSRDYPVVQGVTLTVAISFVAVNLVTDLVYGWLDPRIQYQ; from the coding sequence TTGAGGGGTCTCCTTGCGGCCCGCCTGGCAGCCACGGTACCAACGGTCCTGGGCGTCATCATCGTGGTCTTTCTGGTGGTCCATTTCATCCCGGGTGACCCTGTGATCGCCATGCTGGGCGATTCGGCCACGGCAGAGCAGGTCGAAGAGACCCGACGCCTACTGGGCCTGGACGCTCCTCTGCCCGTGCAGTTTGCCAGGGTGATTGCCCGCTACGTGCGCCTGGATCTGGGCCGGTCCATCATCACGCGGCGGCCGGTCATCGGTGAGATCCGGAGCCGCTTTCCGCACACTCTTTGGCTGGCCGCGGGTGCGATGCTGGTGTCGGTGGCCGTGGGCCTCCCGCTGGGAGTGCTTGCGGCCACCCGGCGCGGCAGCCTGGTCGATCTGAGCAGCCTGGTCCTCAGCACTGCAGGCATCGCGGCGCCCGTCTTCTGGATCGGACTGCTGCTCTCGCTGCTCTTTGCAACGAGGCTAGGCTGGTTTCCCACGATCGGAGCCGGCCGCGTAGGGGACCTGGGCTCCATGCTCCATGCCCTGGTGCTTCCCTCGGTGACCCTGGGTCTCTCCGGGATCGCGCTCATCGCCCGCATGACCCGGTCGTGCATGCTGGAGGTGCTGCGCGAGGACTACGTCCGCACTGCCCGCGCGAAGGGGGCGACGGAGCGGGCCGTGGTCTTTCGACACGCGCTGAAGAACGCCGCCATCCCCATCGTGACGATCATCGGTCTGAACGTCGGCTATCTGCTGGGCGGGGCGGTGCTCGTGGAGACGGTCTTTGCGCGTCCCGGGCTCGGGAAGCTTCTTGTTGACGCCATCTTGTCCCGGGACTACCCCGTGGTGCAGGGGGTGACGCTGACCGTGGCGATCTCGTTCGTGGCGGTCAACCTGGTGACCGATCTCGTCTACGGCTGGCTCGATCCCAGGATTCAGTACCAGTGA
- the ggt gene encoding gamma-glutamyltransferase: protein MSPPFVNSPANDALSAGGFCSSSHPWATAAGVEMLARGGNATDAAIATAFALAVCEPAMSHLGGQGNMLVHMAGEGETVGIDFYACAPGAARAGMYRWIEHPTQGDYRFLTEGDLNTTGGLSVCIPGAVWGWAYAHRRWGSIPLGTVLEPSITYARGGVPLARRMSGLVAENRDRLARYPASAAIFLRPDGSPRTEGEAVVQPELAQTLERIATSGIEEFYSGEIARAIVDCVRSDGGVLSEEDLALYPEKLFRVLPPDAVSFRGYTVQCTPPQSSALLLHLLCLLDGFDFRTCDPLSPEKLHLLIEAMKLAFAERAVHIGDHAFVNVPIGGLFNPAYAAERRRSIDPQRAQFPGPGNPWAYQAEQPDPASLTGVMPSSAGHASCTTHHSHVDRWGNFVSISQSLGDAFGSAMVVPGRGFFLNNAMKLFDPRPGTRVAAIAPYKRPLMPCPTLVLRDGAPVMALGSPSGTRIPNAIAQVLVSVLDHGTSLQAAVDAPRVHWSGYELEAESDLPDAAKAGLSRLGHEVQYRSAKSPWFGAVQVVTRDPKTGLCQGAADPRRQGAAAGLADT, encoded by the coding sequence ATGAGCCCCCCCTTCGTCAACAGCCCCGCGAACGACGCGCTGAGCGCTGGCGGCTTCTGCAGCTCGTCGCATCCCTGGGCGACGGCAGCGGGAGTGGAGATGCTGGCGCGCGGCGGAAACGCCACGGATGCGGCCATCGCCACTGCTTTTGCCCTGGCCGTGTGCGAGCCGGCCATGTCTCACCTCGGGGGCCAGGGGAACATGCTGGTGCACATGGCCGGCGAGGGAGAGACCGTGGGCATAGACTTCTATGCCTGCGCCCCCGGCGCCGCCCGCGCGGGCATGTACCGGTGGATCGAGCACCCGACCCAGGGTGACTACCGGTTCCTAACCGAGGGGGACCTCAACACCACCGGCGGGCTGTCGGTGTGCATTCCCGGCGCCGTCTGGGGATGGGCCTACGCGCACCGGCGGTGGGGCTCTATCCCCCTTGGGACGGTGCTGGAACCTTCCATCACCTACGCCCGAGGGGGCGTGCCCCTAGCCCGGCGCATGTCCGGGCTGGTCGCCGAAAACCGGGACCGCCTGGCGCGGTACCCGGCTTCAGCGGCCATCTTCCTCCGCCCGGACGGCTCGCCCAGGACGGAAGGTGAGGCGGTCGTGCAGCCAGAACTCGCGCAGACCCTGGAACGCATCGCCACCAGTGGGATCGAGGAGTTCTACTCCGGTGAGATCGCTCGCGCCATCGTGGACTGCGTGCGGTCCGACGGGGGTGTGCTGTCAGAGGAAGACCTGGCCCTCTATCCCGAGAAGCTGTTTCGGGTACTGCCGCCGGACGCCGTGTCCTTCCGGGGGTACACGGTGCAGTGCACGCCCCCGCAGTCCAGCGCGCTGCTCCTGCACCTGCTCTGCCTGCTCGACGGCTTCGACTTCCGCACCTGCGATCCGCTCTCGCCGGAGAAGCTCCATCTTCTGATCGAGGCCATGAAGCTCGCCTTTGCAGAGAGGGCGGTTCACATCGGCGACCACGCCTTCGTCAACGTGCCTATTGGTGGACTGTTCAATCCGGCGTACGCAGCGGAACGGCGCAGGAGCATAGACCCGCAGCGCGCGCAGTTCCCCGGGCCCGGCAACCCGTGGGCATACCAGGCGGAGCAGCCGGACCCGGCGAGCCTCACGGGCGTGATGCCCTCGTCGGCGGGGCACGCCAGCTGCACGACCCACCACTCCCACGTGGACCGCTGGGGGAACTTCGTTTCCATCTCCCAGAGCCTGGGCGATGCCTTCGGGTCGGCCATGGTGGTCCCGGGCCGCGGGTTCTTCCTGAACAACGCCATGAAACTGTTCGATCCCCGCCCGGGAACGCGCGTGGCGGCGATCGCACCGTACAAGCGCCCGCTCATGCCCTGCCCGACGCTCGTCCTGCGCGACGGCGCTCCGGTGATGGCCCTGGGCAGCCCGTCGGGCACACGGATCCCCAACGCAATCGCCCAGGTGCTGGTGAGCGTTCTCGATCACGGCACGTCCCTTCAGGCGGCAGTGGACGCGCCCCGCGTGCACTGGTCGGGGTACGAGCTCGAGGCGGAGTCCGATCTACCTGATGCCGCGAAGGCAGGGCTGTCGCGCCTGGGGCACGAGGTGCAGTACAGGAGCGCGAAATCGCCGTGGTTTGGGGCGGTGCAGGTGGTGACGCGAGACCCAAAGACAGGCCTCTGTCAAGGGGCCGCCGACCCTCGCCGGCAGGGCGCCGCCGCCGGCCTGGCAGACACCTGA
- a CDS encoding serine hydrolase, translating to MKLRLFIDGASRGNPGPSAIGVVVQDGRGRVIAEVAEALGKATNNVAEYEALLRALEEARARGADEVEILADSDLLVRQIAGTYKVKSPNLAPLHRAALKALAGFRRWHITHILRGRNTAADALANRALDGLPPQGSLPGAPDAGAGLRSELARLSGRLEGVLGVGVKTVWDGQEIFLEPDRPFPTASVFKIPVLIELLLQVEEGRLRLDGTVTVTEEMKSPGSGVLKELTSSPALSVADLAMLMVIISDNTATDILVDLVGKEAINRRLASWGFSVTRVPMSCRELLFELAGRPTGPFTPEARLEVEQILKARVRSFAGRAYADCDNDLTTPREMVGLLEMLVRDGPLSAGVRERALHFMGRQQVRDRLPLHLPPGTEIAHKTGSIAGVRNDAGILFVPRGPVLVCAFARDLADDQAGAAAIAEVGRLVHAVFA from the coding sequence ATGAAGCTTCGGCTGTTCATTGACGGGGCCTCGCGGGGGAATCCTGGTCCCTCGGCCATAGGCGTGGTGGTGCAGGACGGCCGTGGCCGGGTGATCGCCGAGGTTGCCGAGGCCCTGGGGAAGGCCACGAACAACGTCGCGGAGTACGAGGCGTTGCTCCGTGCTCTTGAGGAAGCCCGCGCGCGCGGGGCGGACGAGGTTGAGATACTGGCGGACAGCGACCTGCTGGTCCGGCAGATCGCCGGCACCTACAAGGTCAAGAGTCCCAATCTGGCGCCCCTGCACAGGGCCGCGCTCAAAGCGCTTGCGGGCTTCCGAAGATGGCACATCACCCACATCCTTCGCGGTCGGAACACCGCGGCCGATGCCCTGGCCAACCGTGCTCTTGATGGTCTTCCGCCGCAGGGTTCTCTCCCTGGCGCCCCCGACGCCGGGGCCGGCCTGCGCTCGGAGCTTGCCCGCCTCTCGGGCCGGCTGGAAGGGGTGCTGGGCGTCGGCGTCAAGACGGTCTGGGACGGCCAAGAGATCTTCCTCGAGCCCGACCGGCCCTTCCCGACGGCCAGCGTGTTCAAGATCCCGGTGCTGATCGAGCTGCTGCTGCAGGTAGAGGAGGGACGCCTCCGCCTCGATGGCACGGTGACCGTTACCGAGGAGATGAAGTCCCCGGGCTCCGGTGTCCTGAAGGAGCTGACCTCTTCCCCGGCGCTCAGCGTTGCGGACCTGGCGATGCTGATGGTCATCATCAGCGACAACACCGCCACCGACATCCTGGTTGATCTGGTTGGCAAGGAGGCCATCAACCGGCGGCTGGCGTCGTGGGGGTTCTCTGTGACGCGCGTGCCGATGAGCTGCCGGGAGCTGCTTTTCGAGCTGGCAGGGCGCCCGACGGGTCCCTTCACCCCAGAGGCGCGTCTCGAGGTGGAGCAGATCCTCAAGGCGCGCGTGCGGTCGTTTGCCGGCCGTGCCTATGCAGACTGCGATAACGACCTTACTACCCCCCGCGAGATGGTCGGGCTGCTTGAGATGCTGGTGCGTGACGGGCCGCTCTCCGCCGGCGTCCGGGAGCGAGCCCTGCACTTCATGGGACGCCAGCAGGTGCGCGACCGGCTGCCGCTGCACCTGCCGCCGGGTACCGAGATCGCTCACAAGACCGGATCGATCGCCGGGGTCCGCAACGACGCCGGGATCCTGTTCGTGCCACGCGGCCCGGTGCTGGTCTGCGCCTTCGCCCGCGATCTCGCGGACGACCAGGCCGGGGCCGCGGCTATCGCCGAGGTCGGACGGCTGGTACACGCTGTTTTCGCGTAG
- a CDS encoding transposase — protein MCTVVRIGAQGKARMAHQVALPEADALDVRIALVQDLIPLGLQAVEEVLQQEVQALAGPRYARGDGAPHLVRWGRQRGSVYVADQKLPLPVPRVRNRQAGIEVPLHSYTRLQQPRAADEGVLRRILYGLSCRDYRTAAEAVPEAFGLSRSSISRRYIRATARKLQALQERRLDQYDFVLERGLRVAEGLLVVIDGGKGLRRAVRDVFGDQAQVQRSLRHKRENVVAYLPKALQPLWRARLQRAYRQPTYALAKADLQRLHQDLRRLKEDAARSLAEGLEETLTLHRLGLADRLGTSLGTTNGLESILALVEQRVGKVDRWATSDQKQRWLATTLLELEPRLRRLRGYRALPQLRIALRNAVMQEEEARVA, from the coding sequence ATGTGCACGGTAGTGCGGATAGGTGCACAGGGCAAGGCCCGGATGGCTCACCAGGTGGCGCTGCCGGAGGCTGATGCCCTCGATGTCAGGATCGCCCTTGTCCAGGACCTGATCCCCCTGGGCCTGCAGGCGGTGGAAGAGGTGCTCCAGCAGGAGGTCCAGGCGCTGGCCGGCCCGCGCTATGCGCGCGGCGATGGCGCCCCGCATCTGGTGCGCTGGGGCCGGCAGCGGGGCTCGGTCTACGTGGCCGACCAGAAGTTGCCCCTCCCGGTGCCCCGGGTGCGCAACCGGCAGGCGGGCATCGAGGTCCCCCTGCACAGCTACACCCGACTTCAGCAGCCCCGCGCGGCCGATGAAGGCGTGCTCCGGCGGATCCTCTATGGACTGAGCTGCCGGGACTACCGGACCGCGGCCGAGGCGGTCCCGGAAGCCTTCGGGCTGAGCCGGTCGAGCATCTCCCGCCGGTACATCCGGGCGACGGCGCGCAAGCTCCAGGCCCTCCAGGAGCGCCGTCTGGACCAGTATGACTTCGTCCTCGAGCGTGGTCTGCGGGTGGCCGAGGGCCTGCTGGTAGTGATCGATGGCGGCAAGGGTTTGCGGCGCGCGGTCAGGGATGTGTTCGGCGACCAGGCGCAGGTGCAACGCTCCCTCCGGCACAAACGGGAGAACGTCGTGGCCTACTTGCCCAAGGCCCTGCAGCCCCTCTGGCGGGCGAGACTCCAGCGGGCGTACCGGCAGCCGACCTACGCCCTGGCTAAAGCCGACCTGCAGCGGTTGCACCAAGACCTGCGGCGGCTCAAGGAGGATGCCGCCCGGAGCCTGGCGGAAGGGCTGGAGGAAACGCTCACGCTCCATCGCCTGGGGCTGGCCGATCGTCTGGGCACGAGCTTGGGCACTACGAATGGACTGGAGTCCATCCTGGCGCTGGTCGAGCAGCGGGTGGGCAAAGTCGATCGCTGGGCCACGAGTGACCAGAAGCAACGGTGGCTGGCGACCACGCTGTTGGAGCTCGAACCTCGCCTGCGCCGGCTGCGCGGGTATCGGGCGTTGCCACAGTTGCGCATCGCTCTGAGGAACGCTGTCATGCAGGAGGAGGAGGCGAGGGTAGCGTAA
- a CDS encoding ABC transporter substrate-binding protein — protein sequence MIAVLWAGPGAGAPVPAQRGELRIAMQYDRGSMDPAVLSAVTDKQMTVNVFEGLVRHALGTVKIEPALAESWTMAPDGKTWTFKLRRGVRFHKEFGEMQASDVKFSLERIQAPALKSPYSQLMASLERVEVLDRHTVRILLNSPDPAFLDKLAQSFGAIVSEKAVKARGDKFDQDPVGTGRYQFSSWAPQQETVFTPFDEYWGGRPALARVVYVPIPDSTTMFNAFEAGDVHLVQVTDPDKLKKYRQNSKMTVVETPGLITRFFGMNRLHKPFDDIKVRTAVLHAVNRTEIVQFLFGGVSTPARSILAPGVLHAEPNVMQYRFDPSRAKRLLAEAGYPNGFRTTFYVPNIDRFTRPATVIQQHLRGVGIEIEIRVMEVTSFLARLRSAEGMPMFTLSRGQDPAPDRVLYIWFHSSGIPRDNWANISIPEVDRWLDEALRTLNEDRRKELFSLAQKRIVDEAHYFFIDHENHIFAMQARVKGFVGDPQRSIRLDNVSVER from the coding sequence GTGATAGCCGTCCTGTGGGCGGGTCCTGGTGCAGGAGCCCCCGTTCCGGCGCAGCGCGGCGAGCTGCGCATCGCCATGCAGTACGACCGCGGCTCCATGGATCCCGCGGTGCTGAGCGCCGTGACCGACAAGCAGATGACCGTCAACGTGTTCGAGGGGTTGGTCCGTCACGCGCTGGGCACCGTCAAGATAGAGCCAGCCCTGGCAGAGAGCTGGACGATGGCTCCAGATGGGAAGACGTGGACCTTCAAGTTGCGCCGCGGCGTCCGATTCCACAAGGAATTCGGCGAGATGCAGGCCAGCGACGTGAAGTTCAGCCTGGAGCGGATCCAGGCCCCGGCCCTGAAGTCTCCCTACTCTCAGCTGATGGCCTCGCTGGAGCGCGTGGAGGTCCTGGACAGGCACACGGTCCGAATCCTGCTGAACTCGCCTGACCCTGCGTTTCTGGACAAGCTGGCGCAGAGCTTTGGCGCCATCGTAAGTGAGAAGGCCGTGAAGGCCAGGGGCGACAAGTTTGACCAGGACCCCGTGGGCACCGGCCGCTATCAGTTCTCCAGCTGGGCGCCCCAGCAGGAGACGGTGTTCACCCCATTCGACGAGTACTGGGGGGGGAGGCCGGCGCTCGCACGCGTCGTCTACGTCCCGATTCCGGATTCCACGACCATGTTCAACGCCTTTGAGGCAGGCGACGTGCACCTGGTCCAGGTTACTGATCCGGACAAGCTGAAGAAGTACAGGCAGAACTCCAAGATGACCGTGGTCGAGACCCCCGGCCTGATCACCCGGTTCTTCGGCATGAACCGTCTGCACAAGCCATTCGACGACATAAAGGTGCGGACGGCAGTCCTCCATGCCGTCAACAGGACCGAGATCGTCCAGTTCCTCTTCGGTGGCGTCTCCACGCCGGCCCGCTCCATCCTAGCCCCGGGGGTCCTGCATGCGGAGCCCAACGTCATGCAGTACAGGTTTGATCCCTCCAGGGCAAAGCGGCTGCTGGCCGAAGCCGGGTACCCCAACGGCTTTCGGACGACGTTCTACGTGCCCAACATCGATCGCTTCACCAGGCCGGCGACCGTCATACAGCAGCACCTGCGGGGCGTAGGCATCGAGATCGAGATCCGGGTGATGGAGGTAACGTCCTTCCTGGCAAGATTGCGGTCGGCCGAGGGAATGCCCATGTTCACCTTGAGCCGGGGGCAGGACCCCGCTCCCGACCGTGTGCTCTACATCTGGTTCCACAGCAGCGGGATACCGCGGGACAACTGGGCGAACATCTCCATCCCCGAGGTGGACCGGTGGTTGGACGAGGCGCTGCGAACCCTGAACGAGGACAGGCGCAAGGAGCTGTTCAGTCTCGCCCAAAAGCGCATAGTGGATGAAGCGCACTACTTCTTCATCGATCACGAGAACCACATCTTCGCCATGCAGGCGCGGGTCAAGGGGTTTGTGGGCGACCCGCAGCGCAGCATCCGGCTGGACAACGTGTCCGTGGAGAGGTAG
- a CDS encoding ABC transporter permease — protein sequence MTGTPRWRRVITHAPMMVGAVIVLAVVVMALAAPVLAPADPTAIDLPMRLRPPGEDGRLLGTDGFGRDVWSRLVFGTRVSLQVGVVAVSIGAVAGLVVGLAAGYFGGWVDMLTGRVLDVVMAFPTILLALAVVAALGPSLTHSMIAIGLTSIPRFARVTRGAVLAVRGRDFVQAAEALGAPTSRILAVHVLPNVLSPLVVMVSLGVGSAILVEASLSFLGLGVAPPTPTWGSMITDGKHYIDLAPWISGFAGLFIMVTVLGFNLLGDGLRDLSDPKLRAR from the coding sequence GTGACCGGCACTCCCAGGTGGCGGCGGGTCATCACGCACGCGCCGATGATGGTGGGCGCGGTGATCGTCCTGGCCGTCGTGGTGATGGCCCTGGCCGCTCCCGTTCTGGCACCGGCTGACCCGACCGCCATCGACCTGCCCATGCGGCTCCGACCCCCGGGCGAGGACGGCCGCCTGCTGGGGACCGACGGCTTCGGCCGAGACGTTTGGAGCCGGCTGGTGTTCGGCACGCGGGTCTCCCTGCAGGTGGGCGTGGTTGCAGTCAGTATCGGCGCCGTGGCCGGCCTGGTCGTGGGACTGGCGGCGGGCTACTTCGGCGGCTGGGTTGACATGCTTACCGGGCGCGTGCTGGACGTGGTGATGGCCTTTCCGACCATCCTGCTCGCTCTGGCGGTGGTCGCGGCGCTGGGGCCGTCGCTGACCCACAGCATGATCGCCATCGGTCTCACCAGCATACCCCGCTTTGCCCGGGTGACTCGGGGCGCCGTGCTGGCGGTGCGGGGGCGGGACTTCGTGCAGGCGGCCGAGGCGCTGGGCGCGCCGACCAGCCGCATCCTGGCAGTCCACGTTCTCCCCAATGTCCTCTCGCCTCTTGTCGTGATGGTCAGCCTCGGCGTCGGATCAGCGATCCTGGTGGAGGCCTCCCTGAGCTTCCTCGGACTGGGCGTGGCGCCGCCCACACCCACCTGGGGGTCCATGATCACCGACGGCAAGCACTACATCGATCTCGCGCCGTGGATCTCCGGGTTCGCAGGCCTGTTCATAATGGTGACCGTGCTGGGATTCAACCTGTTGGGAGACGGGCTGCGGGACCTGTCGGATCCGAAGCTCAGGGCCCGATAG
- a CDS encoding M20 family metallopeptidase: MLEQSKAVLEYVERHRDDLVTLLQTMIRTRSVNPAFDPASPGEAAMARLVADRYAALGIATDIVEAVPGRPNVVATWKGSIGRPRLLVNCHLDTVPPDCGEWVDPHDGKVTSGWTKDPFGGEIVDGRIYGRGAADHKSPIAATLMALEALVASSCRLEGDLVCIHDADEEVGGRYGMRYLAEHMPFDFDMALYACTGDVTPLGSEYFSALGTNNIIRTLAGTQTYQIRLTGHNLHSMAPLRHLGAAEAAVALIDRLGPLMQRVNDYQDPVDGSGHPAMRISGIDSGERVAVHHQSRTCEITVNRKIHQSIDPEAALAEIKAVVAAHNAAYPENTASLEVLRNLPPAITPADHPVVTGLARAVKAVLGEEARVTGMPCPVGISSFLATVPIPTVLFGYGLVNLHHAHDEYIAADDLVKMAKVYAVAFMEWLGRSE; this comes from the coding sequence ATGCTGGAGCAGTCCAAAGCCGTGCTGGAGTATGTCGAGCGCCACCGCGACGACCTGGTGACACTGTTGCAGACCATGATTCGCACGCGCAGCGTCAACCCCGCCTTCGACCCGGCGTCTCCGGGAGAGGCGGCCATGGCGAGGCTCGTGGCCGATCGGTACGCGGCGCTGGGAATCGCCACCGACATCGTGGAGGCGGTCCCAGGCCGGCCCAACGTAGTCGCGACCTGGAAGGGAAGCATTGGCCGCCCCAGGCTGCTGGTCAATTGCCACCTGGACACCGTACCGCCGGACTGCGGGGAGTGGGTTGACCCCCACGACGGGAAGGTGACCTCGGGCTGGACCAAGGACCCTTTCGGGGGCGAGATCGTCGACGGCCGCATCTACGGGCGAGGCGCGGCAGACCACAAGTCCCCAATCGCCGCCACCCTGATGGCCCTGGAGGCGCTGGTGGCGTCCAGCTGCCGACTGGAGGGGGACCTGGTCTGCATCCACGACGCCGACGAGGAGGTCGGTGGCCGGTACGGAATGCGCTACCTGGCAGAGCACATGCCTTTCGACTTCGACATGGCCCTGTACGCGTGCACCGGCGACGTCACGCCGCTCGGCAGTGAGTACTTCTCCGCCCTAGGCACGAACAACATCATCCGCACCCTTGCAGGGACGCAGACCTACCAGATCAGGCTCACTGGACACAACCTGCACAGCATGGCACCGCTGCGGCACCTGGGCGCTGCGGAGGCGGCCGTGGCCCTGATCGACCGCCTGGGCCCCCTCATGCAGCGAGTCAACGACTATCAGGACCCCGTGGATGGCTCTGGGCATCCGGCGATGCGCATCAGCGGGATCGACAGCGGGGAGAGAGTTGCAGTCCACCACCAGTCGCGCACCTGTGAAATCACGGTCAACCGCAAGATCCACCAGAGCATCGATCCGGAGGCGGCGCTGGCAGAAATCAAGGCCGTCGTCGCGGCGCACAACGCGGCGTACCCTGAGAACACGGCCTCGCTTGAAGTGCTGCGCAACCTGCCGCCGGCGATCACGCCTGCGGACCACCCTGTGGTAACGGGGCTCGCCCGAGCGGTGAAGGCCGTGCTGGGGGAGGAGGCGAGGGTTACGGGGATGCCTTGCCCGGTTGGCATCAGCTCCTTCCTGGCGACCGTTCCCATACCCACGGTGCTGTTCGGCTACGGGCTGGTCAACCTCCATCACGCCCACGACGAGTACATCGCGGCAGACGACCTCGTCAAGATGGCGAAGGTCTACGCCGTCGCGTTCATGGAGTGGCTGGGCAGGTCGGAGTAG
- a CDS encoding 4Fe-4S binding protein, giving the protein MLVSRELCNGCEACIPYCPVGAVSLDREGLAAIDQDACVECGICYRSGVCPVDALVMQELEWPRILRSQFSDPVVEHPGTGILGRGTEEIKTNEVTGRFRRGRVGMAVEMGRPGVGSSFREVEIVTIALAREGACFEPMNPVTQLMKDASTGKLRDDILDERVLSAIIEMEMPQDRLPQVLRAAREAAAGLETVFSLGVALRVRPENLEWVLATCGAMGFNVLPNGKTNVGLGFPLFPEED; this is encoded by the coding sequence ATGCTGGTTTCCCGGGAACTCTGCAACGGCTGCGAGGCGTGCATCCCCTATTGCCCCGTGGGAGCGGTTTCCCTTGATCGGGAGGGGTTGGCTGCCATCGACCAGGACGCGTGCGTGGAGTGCGGCATCTGCTATCGCTCCGGCGTGTGCCCCGTGGACGCGCTGGTGATGCAGGAACTTGAGTGGCCCCGCATACTTCGCTCGCAGTTCTCAGACCCCGTCGTGGAGCATCCAGGAACCGGGATACTGGGCCGGGGCACAGAGGAGATCAAGACCAACGAGGTCACGGGGCGGTTCCGCCGGGGACGCGTCGGCATGGCGGTTGAGATGGGCCGCCCCGGGGTTGGCTCCTCGTTTCGTGAGGTAGAGATTGTGACCATCGCACTCGCCAGGGAGGGTGCGTGCTTCGAGCCCATGAACCCGGTCACCCAGCTCATGAAGGACGCCTCCACCGGGAAGCTGCGCGACGACATCCTGGACGAGCGGGTGCTCTCGGCCATCATAGAGATGGAGATGCCCCAGGATAGGCTGCCCCAGGTGCTGAGGGCGGCGAGAGAGGCGGCCGCAGGGCTGGAGACGGTGTTCAGCCTTGGCGTAGCGCTGCGGGTGAGACCGGAGAACTTGGAGTGGGTGCTGGCCACCTGTGGGGCGATGGGCTTCAATGTGCTTCCAAACGGCAAGACCAACGTAGGCCTGGGCTTTCCACTATTCCCTGAGGAGGATTGA